CGGCGACGACCGGCCCCTCGGGGGGCGTCGGCAGTCGGTCGACCGCCTCGGCGGCGAGTGCGAGTGTCGCGTCCAGCGTCGGCCGGGCGCGACTCGTGGCGAATCCCATCCCCTCGACGCGACGGATGCGCGTCGAGTCGACCGTCGCGTGGACGGCGGCGGCGACCATCAGGTACTCGCCGGCCTCCTCGTGGCGACCGCTGATGTCCACGCCGACGACCTCAGGGACGGGAACCGTCCACCTCGCGTTCGGGGAGCATACTCGCGCGTAGGTGTCCGGCGGACTTGAAGCTTCCCGGCGGGACCGCTCCTCGGTCGAGGACCTATCGGTTCTCCTCTGGCTGAGCGGGCCGGACGTTGTCCCAGACGATGGTCCCGAGGACACCGGTCACCAGTGCGAGTGCGACGGCGGTCGCGGGCGAGAACGCCATCGAGAGCGTGGCGAAGGCGATGACCGCCAGCAGGGCGAGTGCCGCGTCGAGTCGTCTGCGGAGGGCGGGGTCCATACCAGCCGCATCTAGGTGCTCGGCAAAAAAGCCGGTGGTCGGGGTGGCGGAGGAACGAAATCGGGTGCCGGCGATGGGGTAGAACGTCGGACCGCCACAAAGGTCTTAAGCGTCACGCGCGCACCGGCAGGTATGGAGATCGACTTCACCCAACTCGGTATCGAGGCCGGGAGCGGTGGCATCATCGGCGGCATCATCGGCTTCGCCGCCAAGAAGATCGCCAAGATTCTGGCGGTCATCGTCGGCCTCGAACTCGCCCTGTTCAAGTTCCTCGAATCGCGCGGCATCCTCACGGTCGACTGGGAGAAGCTGACGGCCGGTGTCGTGGAGTCCACACAGGAGGCGGCCGCCGGCACGCCGCCCTCGTGGGTCCAGACGGTCCTCTCGACGCTGTCCATCTCGGGCGGCTTCGCAGCCGGCTTCTTCCTCGGCTTCAAGAAGGGATAACGCGGGCCGCGGTCGGGACGGGATCGGTCGGGGTCGCCCTCCGCTTTTAGAGGTCGTAAGTCTGTGTGCTCGGTCGCCTCGTCGAGTGTTCTCCGGCGGTACCGGCTTGACTGCGACGGTACTGCGACCGCAGACCACGGCGACGGCACTGCGACCGATCCGACCGAGGTGTCTGCGACC
This genomic window from Salinirubrum litoreum contains:
- a CDS encoding FUN14 domain-containing protein: MEIDFTQLGIEAGSGGIIGGIIGFAAKKIAKILAVIVGLELALFKFLESRGILTVDWEKLTAGVVESTQEAAAGTPPSWVQTVLSTLSISGGFAAGFFLGFKKG
- a CDS encoding DUF2209 family protein → MDISGRHEEAGEYLMVAAAVHATVDSTRIRRVEGMGFATSRARPTLDATLALAAEAVDRLPTPPEGPVVAEDGEFYEEPAEIVSLEFEPAFKYIESIAERETVQAAHHAAYAARELLL